The genomic interval CCACACAAAAAGGAAGTTTGACGGGTGTCCAGAGGCCCGTAAATACATCTACCATTGGAACCACTATCGACACATACGTAAGAGGAGACGGCGGGAATGGCCATGCGCGGGAGGTTGCCACTGCGAAACGTCGGTTTTACGGAACAGTGAAGCTCAATGCGATGACGTCAAAAATGGAATTCGGCACCATATTCGACGAAATCCTGAAGCATTTCACGAGTCGTCCGGATGTTCAAGTCGAGATCACCGTAGACATATCTGCTCGCTCAGAGCAGGGATTTGATGAGGGATTCCAGCGAATCATCCGTGAGAACATGAGGCAGTTGAAGTTTCAGCACGGGGAGTTTGAGGAGGAGTAGTCAACTGCTGAAATTAAGAGACTGGGGAGGTCTCTCAGAGTGATAGCTTAGTGATAGCTTACTCTTTCACCGCCAGCTACTATCTGGAGGTATTAGGAAATAAATCCATCATGGACATCCATACTGTAAGTGGCGTCGTCAGGGGATGAAAACGGGATGAATCTGGCGTTATCGCGTTAATTAACATGGGCGGCTGTATCGGGATAAGAAACGGAGTTGGAGTAATAAAGTTGCCGATAGAGGGGTTTGAGAGGTGATCGTTTTGACTAAAAGTACTTACAGAATTGGTATAGAGGATATCGATATTTCAAATTATGGATTTGGCTTATTTCTTGGAGCAGGTGCTTCCTTTGAAGCTGGTTATCCACTTATGGACACTCTAACAGTGAGCGTAATCGAAAACCTAAATGAAAGGCAAAAGGACATAATTCAAGGGGTGCTTACAGAAGACTTTGATGGGTACATAGATATCGAACATGGAACTCCTAATATTGAGGTCATAGCGGACCTTATTTCTGCAAGGGCGATTACGTTAGGAGAGATTCAAGGTAGCCAGTACGTATCTCTCCTGTCGTCTATTAGGGATTCCATTGTAGATATAATCAGTAGTGTGGACCATCCGAATCTTGATCACCATGTAATGATGTTACAGGCCCTGAGTCGCATTCGCCAGCAGGCTGCTTCACCATTATGGATTTTTACAACAAACTACGATTCGTTGATTGAATTAGCAGCTGCGGAAGTTGGAGTTCCCTTATATGATGGGTTCTTAGGGGGAGGCCCAGTTAGGTTCTTTCATGTCGCGTCCCTGAAATGGTCACATGGTTCTATAAATAACAGGCATTACTTTGAACCAAGAAAGGGCCTCCAGATCAACCTGATTAAGTTGCATGGTTCAATTGATTGGTGGTCCACAAAAGATGATACACAGAGACAAAGAGTGTTTTCTACTCTTGATGAAACTCGATTGAGAGCATCCTCTACCCGTACGATAATACTTCCCCAACGTAGTAAGACCTACGAAACCATGGGCTTTCCTTACGATCAGCTTTGGCGACTAGCAAGTGAGACCATTGGACGTGAATGCAAGTATCTTACCTCCGTTGGATATAGTTTTGGTGACGAGCACATTAATCAAAATTTGTTTACTCCATCATTGATAGATGGAAACTTAA from Alicyclobacillus acidocaldarius subsp. acidocaldarius DSM 446 carries:
- a CDS encoding SIR2 family protein, which translates into the protein MIVLTKSTYRIGIEDIDISNYGFGLFLGAGASFEAGYPLMDTLTVSVIENLNERQKDIIQGVLTEDFDGYIDIEHGTPNIEVIADLISARAITLGEIQGSQYVSLLSSIRDSIVDIISSVDHPNLDHHVMMLQALSRIRQQAASPLWIFTTNYDSLIELAAAEVGVPLYDGFLGGGPVRFFHVASLKWSHGSINNRHYFEPRKGLQINLIKLHGSIDWWSTKDDTQRQRVFSTLDETRLRASSTRTIILPQRSKTYETMGFPYDQLWRLASETIGRECKYLTSVGYSFGDEHINQNLFTPSLIDGNLKIFAFLKEETPGLANIARFPAVNYGTASCTRKNGEMNYEPSDFWKFSSFVRYLSNYAGL